A window of the Vicia villosa cultivar HV-30 ecotype Madison, WI unplaced genomic scaffold, Vvil1.0 ctg.000685F_1_1, whole genome shotgun sequence genome harbors these coding sequences:
- the LOC131630505 gene encoding transcription factor bHLH137-like: MAAFSYQYNPFLVDHSHSPFMFNINTTSPIPHPQFHPLHQDIINCVDHQSSKVTTITDNEPSSLTKNLSPQSSMVLDKLETGDEQVTQKINPMEKKRRTRNNGPSSNNPKSHEITAEGRNKKQKKHKEEEKKAERKCLDEPPTGYIHVRARRGQATDSHSLAERVRREKISERMKKLQQLVPGCDKVTGKALMLDEIINYVQSLQNQVEFLSMKLTSVNPMFYEMATDLETFMVRPEKLNNLASPSPLSSSVSHCNSPKQGTAYADTTTMNTPTNIFQTTTDYNHLLDTSASVFLQGQRSNVVSEDGSHFWEVEDQRQKFLNSHGFNNNLCSFSLI, from the exons ATGGCAGCTTTTTCATATCAATACAATCCTTTCCTTGTTGATCACTCACACTCACCATTCAtgttcaacataaacactacCTCTCCTATTCCTCATCCACAGTTTCATCCTCTTCATCAAGATATTATTAACTGTGTTGATCATCAAAGCTCCAAAGTTACAACCATCACTGACAATGAACCTTCTTCTCTCACCAAAAATCTTAGTCCTCAGTCCTCCATGGTATTGGACAAGCTCGAAACCGGCGACGAGCAGGTTACTCAGAAAATTAATCCTatggagaagaaaagaagaaccaGAAACAATGGACCTTCCTCAAATAACCCTAAATCTcat GAAATTACAGCAGAAGGAAGAAACAAAAAACAGAAgaaacacaaagaagaagagaaaaaagctGAGAGAAAATGTTTGGATGAGCCTCCAACTGGTTACATCCACGTCAGAGCAAGAAGAGGTCAGGCCACTGATAGCCACAGCCTTGCTGAAAGG gtaagaagagagaaaataagtGAAAGGATGAAGAAGTTGCAACAACTTGTGCCAGGCTGTGATAAG GTCACTGGAAAAGCACTTATGTTagatgaaataatcaattatgtTCAGTCTTTACAAAATCAAGTAGAG ttTTTATCAATGAAACTTACTTCTGTGAATCCAATGTTCTATGAGATGGCAACAGACCTAGAGACTTTCATGGTTAGACCAGAG AAACTAAATAACTTAGCATCACCATCACCACTATCATCATCAGTGTCACATTGCAACAGTCCCAAACAAGGCACAGCTTATGCTGATACAACCACCATGAATACTCCAACCAACATTTTCCAAACTACTACTGACTACAACCACCTTTTGGATACTTCAGCTTCAGTTTTTCTTCAAGGACAGAGATCAAATGTTGTTTCTGAG GATGGTAGCCATTTTTGGGAGGTAGAAGATCAACGACAAAAGTTTCTTAATTCACATGGATTCAACAACAACTTATGTTCGTTTTcattaatttaa